A single window of Pseudoduganella plicata DNA harbors:
- the trpS gene encoding tryptophan--tRNA ligase, with the protein MSQDPSQQDSSESAVITSADAVKSATPAVILTGDRPTGPLHLGHFVGSLRSRVEYQHQYKQYIMLADSQALTDNMDDTNKVHRNVVEVALDYLAVGIDPSKSTILIQSQIPELAELTFYYLNMVTVARLERNPTVKAEIVLRGFERDIPAGFLTYPASQAADISAFKASIVPVGEDQIPMIEQTNEIVRRFNRLAGKDVLVECKALVPEIGRLPGIDGKAKMSKSLGNTINLGASADEITAAVKKVYTDPLHLRVQDPGHLEGNVAFIYLDAFDTDKAALEEMKAHYTRGGLGDSIVKKRLEAVLQEMLGPIRARREEYAKDKGYVMQLLKEGTMRAREVAAKTADEVKAALGLTYF; encoded by the coding sequence ATGAGCCAAGATCCGAGCCAGCAAGACTCCAGCGAGTCCGCCGTCATTACCTCCGCCGACGCCGTGAAAAGCGCCACGCCGGCCGTCATCCTGACGGGCGACCGCCCTACCGGCCCGCTGCACCTGGGTCACTTCGTGGGCAGCCTGAGGAGCCGCGTCGAATACCAGCACCAATACAAGCAGTACATCATGCTGGCCGACTCGCAGGCCCTGACCGACAATATGGACGACACCAACAAGGTGCACCGCAACGTCGTGGAAGTGGCGCTGGACTACTTGGCCGTGGGCATCGACCCGTCCAAGTCGACGATCCTGATCCAGTCGCAGATCCCGGAACTGGCCGAACTGACGTTCTATTACCTGAACATGGTGACCGTGGCGCGCCTGGAACGCAACCCGACGGTCAAGGCGGAAATCGTGCTGCGCGGCTTCGAGCGCGACATCCCGGCCGGCTTCCTGACCTATCCGGCCTCGCAGGCGGCCGACATCTCGGCGTTCAAGGCGTCCATCGTGCCTGTCGGTGAAGACCAGATCCCGATGATCGAACAGACCAACGAGATCGTGCGCCGCTTCAACCGCCTGGCGGGCAAGGATGTCCTCGTCGAATGCAAGGCGCTGGTGCCGGAAATCGGCCGCCTGCCGGGCATCGACGGCAAGGCCAAGATGAGCAAATCGCTGGGCAACACGATCAACCTGGGCGCTTCGGCCGACGAGATCACCGCCGCCGTGAAAAAAGTCTACACCGACCCGCTGCACCTGCGCGTGCAGGACCCCGGCCACCTGGAAGGCAACGTTGCCTTCATCTACCTGGACGCGTTCGACACGGACAAGGCCGCGCTGGAAGAGATGAAGGCGCACTACACCCGCGGCGGCCTGGGCGACTCCATCGTCAAGAAGCGCCTGGAAGCGGTGCTGCAGGAGATGCTGGGTCCGATCCGCGCGCGCCGCGAGGAATACGCCAAGGACAAGGGCTACGTCATGCAGCTGCTGAAGGAAGGCACGATGCGCGCGCGCGAAGTGGCGGCAAAGACGGCCGACGAGGTCAAGGCGGCACTGGGCCTGACGTACTTCTAA
- a CDS encoding DUF1294 domain-containing protein, translated as MNPVALLAAALACLNLATYIAYARDKSAARQGRRRTPENTLLLLGLLGGWPAAFVAQQRLRHKTAKTSFRFRFWLTAVVNLAAAAFLVLQA; from the coding sequence ATGAACCCAGTCGCCCTCCTGGCCGCAGCCCTCGCCTGCCTGAACCTCGCCACGTACATTGCGTACGCCCGGGACAAATCGGCCGCCCGCCAGGGCCGCCGCCGCACGCCGGAAAACACGCTGCTGCTGCTCGGCCTCCTGGGCGGCTGGCCCGCGGCCTTCGTGGCGCAACAACGGCTGCGCCACAAGACTGCGAAGACGTCGTTCCGGTTCAGGTTCTGGCTCACGGCTGTCGTCAACCTGGCCGCCGCAGCGTTCCTCGTCCTACAGGC